In a single window of the Pelodiscus sinensis isolate JC-2024 chromosome 18, ASM4963464v1, whole genome shotgun sequence genome:
- the LOC102457810 gene encoding adenosine receptor A2a-like, whose amino-acid sequence MWGNSSSPNCTLSSPPLPGEICKLFLMVLLIVAIILGNVVSLLVFLRARQFRTSQGYLKASLALADLAVGLIVVPYSVYREVSSLASGVAQGSSSCSSSSFACFITGPIFAGCTFVSITTIFLLSVERSVAVLKPLHKRAVITKRRTVWLILLSWSMSFLLAVVPLLSSPDITLQYSSCSKMCTYVFPAGRPASSPWNIMLLFPAFDFSLLAGTFAINCITFTAIRQYCKARRGLGNEAQPGSRLSFSDITAAKTIGILTFAFSASFSPIAVFVVGSVLGYQWCQFSFYAFWVLTSNSCWNVAIYSAWDPKFQQGVRELFSKPVLNTSQRPSPSVEGDSSAPACVAVLKEIFRPETA is encoded by the coding sequence ATgtggggtaacagcagcagcCCCAATTGCAccctctccagcccccctctTCCGGGGGAGATCTGCAAGCTCTTCCTCATGGTCCTGCTGATTGTTGCCATCATCCTGGGCAATGTGGTGAGCCTCCTGGTCTTCCTGCGAGCCAGGCAGTTCAGAACCTCTCAGGGCTACCTGAAAGCCTCCTTGGCCCTGGCTGACCTGGCTGTGGGGCTCATCGTGGTGCCCTACTCTGTGTACCGGGAGGTGAGCAGCTTGGCCTCTGGCGTGGCTCAGGGAAGCAGCAGTTGCTCTAGCTCATCCTTTGCCTGCTTCATCACTGGACCCATCTTCGCTGGCTGCACCTTCGTCTCCATTACCACCATCTTCCTGCTGTCGGTGGAGAGGAGCGTGGCCGTGCTGAAGCCCTTGCACAAGCGGGCGGTGATCACCAAGCGGCGGACGGTCTGGCTCATCCTGCTCTCGTGGTCCATGAGCTTCTTGCTGGCGGTGGTGCCTCTGCTCTCCAGCCCAGACATCACCTTGCAATACAGCTCCTGCAGCAAGATGTGCACCTACGTCTTCCCTGCAGGTAggccagccagctccccctgGAACATCATGCTGCTCTTCCCAGCCTTCGACTTCTCCCTGCTGGCGGGCACCTTTGCCATCAACTGCATCACCTTCACTGCCATCCGCCAGTACTGCAAGGCCCGCAGGGGGCTGGGCAATGAGGCGCAGCCTGGCAGCCGCCTCTCCTTTTCTGACATCACGGCAGCCAAGACTATTGGCATCCTGACCTTTGCCTTCTCGGCCTCCTTCAGCCCAATCGCAGTCTTTGTGGTGGGCTCCGTGCTGGGCTACCAGTGGTGTCAGTTCTCCTTTTATGCCTTCTGGGTCCTGACCTCCAACAGCTGctggaacgtggccatctacagcGCCTGGGACCCCAAGTTCCAGCAGGGAGTTAGGGAGCTGTTCAGCAAGCCAGTGCTGAACACGTCACAGCGCCCCAGCCCCTCTGTGGAAGGGGacagctctgctccagcctgtGTGGCCGTCCTCAAGGAAATATTTCGCCCAGAGACTGCCTGA